A single region of the Phyllostomus discolor isolate MPI-MPIP mPhyDis1 chromosome 14, mPhyDis1.pri.v3, whole genome shotgun sequence genome encodes:
- the LOC114489153 gene encoding LOW QUALITY PROTEIN: transmembrane domain-containing protein TMIGD3-like (The sequence of the model RefSeq protein was modified relative to this genomic sequence to represent the inferred CDS: deleted 2 bases in 1 codon) translates to MAVNSTDPLVKISYITAEAVIGLCAIVGNMLVIWVVKLNPSLHTTTFYFIVSLALADIAVGVLVMPLAIVISLGITIDFYSCLFMTCLLLVFTHASILFLLAIAVDRYLRVKLTVRPRIPETPGYNSPLQWKACFHPVMGFFLLLSVTVFSEAMVMDNRVKESFVLDTASAVCSYDAHYKDHPKYWCRGYFRDYCDVIAFTPNSTGRVALTDTGSQLIVTVSCLTREDAGWYWCGIQRDFARDDMDFTELLVSDSGGVRASDFWPVKGPAGNRSRSCRPSRVVHKADHSRMSILVFCVLVTAVGIISIISHLFQRRRCQRARRVNDSLKPLPRVLTPKEVAQIGQMRLKISFI, encoded by the exons ATGGCTGTCAACAGCACCGACCCGTTGGTCAAGATTTCCTACATCACCGCAGAGGCTGTCATCGGGCTCTGCGCCATAGTGGGCAACATGCTGGTCATCTGGGTGGTCAAGCTGAACCCCAGCCTGCATACCACCACCTTCTACTTCATCGTCTCTCTAGCCCTGGCCGACATCGCTGTTGGGGTGCTGGTCATGCCTTTGGCCATTGTTATCAGCCTGGGCATCACCATCGACTTCTATAGCTGCCTTTTCATGACCTGCCTGTTGCTGGTCTTCACGCACGCCTCCATCCTGTTCTTGTTGGCCATCGCCGTGGACCGATACCTGCGGGTCAAGCTCACGGTCAG ACCCAGGATTCCTGAGACCCCTGGATACAACTCACCCCTCCAGTGGAAGGCTTGTTTCCACCCGGTCATGGGgttcttccttctactctctgtGACCGTCTTTTCAG AGgccatggtcatggacaacagggtCAAGGAGAGCTTCGTGCTGGACACGGCGTCTGCCGTCTGCAGCTATGACGCCCACTACAAGGACCACCCCAAGTACTGGTGCCGGGGCTACTTCCGAGACTACTGCGACGTCATCGCCTTCACACCCAACAGCACGGGCCGCGTGGCCCTGACGGACACGGGGAGCCAGCTCATCGTCACCGTGTCCTGCCTGACCAGGGAGGACGCGGGCTGGTACTGGTGTGGCATCCAGCGGGACTTTGCGCGGGACGACATGGACTTCACCGAGCTGCTTGTGAGTGACAGCGGAGGAGTCCGCGCCAGTGACTTCTGGCCCGTGAAGG GCCCGGCAGGGAACAGGAGCAGAAGCTGCAGGCCTTCCAGAGTGGTGCACAAGGCCGATCACTCCAG GATGTCCATCCTCGTCTTCTGCGTGCTGGTCACAGCGGTGGGGATCATCTCCATCATCAGCCACCTGTTCCAGCGGAGGAGGTGTCAGAGAGCCAGGAGAG